DNA from Triticum aestivum cultivar Chinese Spring chromosome 7D, IWGSC CS RefSeq v2.1, whole genome shotgun sequence:
CTCGACGTGTGGCGGTTCCAGAAGATGGTTGGTTTCAGTTATACTAGTGTTTTTTCGTATTGCAGCTGTGAGTTTGCCCATCCCTTCTACCACAGCTTCTAAACTCTTCTTATCATGTGAACTCGCTTTCATGAGATGCTCGACAGCAATATGCAGGAGGTTCTTTAGATAACTACAGTCATCTGTATGTGGCCCGTTATCGCTCATGTCCATGCCTGCTGGATAAGATCCAGTTGCCCATATAGTCCATCGCTTCAAAATATTTCTAGAGGGGatcttcagaaaatcttcacgaatCATTACCTGCACGCGATGAATGGTTACAACTAATTATCCCACGGGCTTGCTATTAATATGGGATAAATAACCGTACGGAAAGAACGCATTATACCAATGCGGACATCAGTATACCTTCAATGCATGTCTGCACAACATACCGACATGGTCGAACATCCCACAATCGCAGTTTATGAACTGCCCGTCGTCATCAATCTTGACATTTCGCCACTTCCTCTTTGTTGCATCCTTCACTTTGGATGGTGCGACGCTAACCATGTATTGTGCACCGTGCACCACAGGTGTCACTACATAACTCCCACACTTATAAAGCTCGTCCTGGAACTTCAGCAAAACAGAGCGTGTGTATATTGATGCAGCATCATCCTCTATTGGATATGTGGATTCGTAAGTACGTGATTTCTACACACAAACGATGGCTCGTTAGCGAACCGACTAAACAGAATTCATAACGGTATTAGATAAGGGAGATGTAAACGGAGTCGTGGGTCTTACATTTGCATTCAGATGGAATTCCCTTGCCTCATCGCTCATCCTTGACCCGAGGAATTTGTTGTATTGGCGAACAAACACATGCATGGGGGATGACCTCGGTATGTACTGTTTCAGCATATGATTAGCACTCTCGCTACGCTGTGTGCTTGTCATTCCAGCACAAAAAATTCCCTTGAAATACGGCTTTGCCTACATGGCCCTCTTATCATATAGTCTCACCATATACTCATTATCACTGACACTGAACCTGTCCACAAGGGACAACCATTTGGATTCGAACTCATCGACACACATCACAtcgttgactagcttgttgaattcCTTCTTGAACCCAGAAGACTTGTTGTACAGATGGCCAATATTTCCTTTAACGTCCCGGAGGACATGCCATTTACACCATCTGTGTTTAGTGTTCGGGAGAGCACTCTCAATCGCACCTTTCATAGCTGAAGCTTGATCTGAAAGATGAACAAATGCGCACACATATAACCATGAGATCGCAAGCTAATCATGATGTGTATGATTTTTGTGATCAAATAGGTGTGTTAATTAGATTAACCAATACCTGTTAGGATCGTCACGGGATGCTTGTCATTCATCAGAGCCACAAAAGTCTTAAACAGCCAATGAAAAGCAGCTTCAGTTTCCTCTCGCATTTGTGCACCACCGAATATAATAGACTGGAAGTGGTTGTTTACCCCGACAAACATGGCAAACGGCATGTTATACAAATTGGTCTTGTATGTTGTGTCGAAGGTAATGACGTCACCAAAGTGAAAATAGTCCTGACGATTTTTTCCTGTCACCCATAGCATTGTACGGACACGACCATCTCCGTCTACGTCTATCTCAACCTTCAAATTCATGTCCTCCATCTTCATATCTTGCAGaagtttcatgtttttttttcAGATCATCTTTTATTTTGTCCTGAGAGAATTTGGCACATAGTGTTCGTAATACTTGCTTCCTATAGGGCACTGCTTGCGAATTCCATTCTGCTCCACACAAAATGTTATAAACTTTGCCAACACTGACATTATTGCTTCGAAGATTCTTGATGAAGTCAAATGAAACAGGGTCTATGAAATCGTGTGAATTCCACTGGAGTTTTGCATCGTATCCAACCGACAAACGATGGTTGTGCTTCTTGACAAACATACTGACGTACCATCCATGATCCTTGGTACGCAGCAATCTCACAATGGCCTTGCAATCGATCTTGCATGATGACGAGTTTTCTTTGTCATTTTTGCCCTGTATAAATTTTACACGACATGTGAAAGCGGGTCAGACACACATGGTAATATAGTAGAGAACAGAATCTTAATGGGAAAAGAATTATCATGAAGATATTACATACCGCACATTGACAAACAATTTCGTGCATCAACTTGTACTTGTTTGTGTTAACTCTGCTTCTGCCACGCCGAATGCCGAATCCATGCTCCCACGAATACAAATTGTAGAAATCATATGCTTCTTGACATGAGTCGAAGTCGGTTCCGACCACTGGCTCGAATATTTCACTACCTCTACGATCATTCATTTCGAGCAGACGTCGCTCAATGACCGTCTTTGTGGACGGAGGTGTCCTCGTGTCAGGGCCATTAGCCCAGACATTCCTGATTATAATGTAAGCAGTCTGTTATCATTACGACAAAATCGTAATATCCCAGCTAAGAATACATATTTAAATTGTTAAGTGTTGTGGAATGATAGTATTAGCGCGGCTACGACCAGGCAACATCCGAACATTATTGTTTGAGTTTGAATGACTATCATTAACAGACTACCTGATATGAAAATACTCTCGATTATCGGATATATTGATGACAACTTATGTTTTTTCAACGCTGTGACATGCGAATTACCCAGTCCTGAATAATTGGTGTATCTGTGTATGCGGATGTGTTTACCGTTTCTTCCATCCAGGCACAACTATAACGTCCCCAGCATCATCATCACGTACATATGGATTAAAATCTGAGCTGTAGGCGATTGCATTCGCGCCCTTCAGTGTGGCCGGAGGCGTTACTAGCCCTATGTGCGCACTGAAAAATTGAGATCAAAAGTTTAGGAGGACGTACATGAGCTCAAATACTGCGTTTTTTGTGGATCGGACACACTGAAGATGGATAAACTTACTCGGAGAATGGCGTTTCGTCTGGGACTCGCGCGATATCCTGGATGGCTGGACGCCACGATAGATCCGACCCCGACAACCCACCGTCGATCAGCCTGGCTGCGGAGGACGGGTCGCCGGCGGCTTGGTTGGATCTGTGCTCCGGATCAGGAACAAGAAGGAGAGGGGATTCATAAACTCGCTTGGGGAATCTTAAGAAATCGACTAAAACGCATCCAGGACGAGCGTTGCGATTAGTACAGCAGTATCCAGTCTGGATACGTACCTGCAGTCGGCCGCCGGGGAGATTCCCGGTGCGGCGAGCGCCGGCGCCATTGACTCGCCTCCTTCCACCCAATCCATTACAGCGAAGACTAGGGAGACTGAGCAGTGCGCTGAGAAAAAATCAGCCGTGCTCACGAGCCGCGTCGGTATGCAAGGGGCCTGGTAGAGACAAAAAAATACAGAGGATGCGGTGGAGCTGTTACCCTAAGACGGCAGGCACCGTGACAGAAGTCTGACACTGTAATACGTATCGCTATCATGCGGTGGGCATCTCGAGGGAAGGGGCGTCGCTTCGACCGCTACGATAGCGCGGTCCCGGTGCAGCTGTACGAAAAATCCGCGTCCCCAAGGGAAGCAGGTCCCGCGATGCAAGCCTTTCCTCGTTCCCCTGGGCGAGGAGGAGACAGCGGAAGAGACAACACTCAAAGTGATCTGGATGGCTCATTTCAAAACTAAGTTGTCTGCTTTCGTGTTCTATTCGAGCACCGGAATATGGCAAGCTGCTGCATCCACGAGTTGGAGTAATTTGGCCCTTGACAGTGACGACTTGTCCATGATGCCGCAGCTTCACCCTTCTTTTCTCAGACACCATTATGCTTATGGTTGCTTCTACTGGGACTGGGTGATAATCAGAAGTGAAAAGTTGCTGGTGCTTGACATCGGGAGGATGGAGTTCTCCATTGCTGATCTACCACCAGGAGATTGGAGTACAAAAGGTGTAGGCATTGTGGAGGCACGGGAAGGCAGGCTTAGGATTTTTGGATTAGATGTTGAATTTACATCTCATCTCTGCTACGCCATTAAACAAAATAAAGGTGAGACCGAGAGTCCCATCCAGTGGCAGATGGAGAAGAAAATCTCACTAGATTCTGGATACAAACATTTTATCGGTGCTCTGGATACAAACATTTTGTCAATGCTGCAACGGAGAGGCACTTTCTCTTGACAAGGAAAGCAGCCTCATCTGTAGATAGTTTACTCGTTGTTGAATATTTCTCACTGGACACCAAGACGTTGCAGCTTCGGAGGGTTTGTGCTAAATTATCGCCTATGTATTGTACACACATATATACCAACTTCCCACCATCATTGTTGTCTCCACAGGCAATATGAAGTGGTAAAATTTGTATCACTTCCTTGTTATCTCCCTCCCTTTGTAATTATCACACAGTTTGTCTAATGCTTGATTACAATCGATAATTCTTGTTTACATGATTTAGTAGTGTTTAttttcttgtgcttgtgcgaaaaCTAAGCAAGCTTGGGAACATCATTGTGTTTTTTTGTCTTGTTTGTTCCAATTGCCATTTTAAGCAATGAGGTTGGTAAGAAAAAATATCCTGCACATTATGAGTAGCTTATGCATGAGACCTGATGGAATCGCCAAAAAAAATTAGATAACAATAATTATTTTTAAGGAGTAGCTTTGATAGTCTAGGTAATGCAGAAAGGATTACAAGTGTAGAATTAGTTTAGTTTGGATTGTTTCACGTTGAGAAAATCTCTTCATTCAAGTCAAGCACAACTCATCCTGTACACTTTTCTTTTGATAGGTATAAGGAGGCAGAAAGTTTTATTTCGGCCATCCTCACATATATAATTTTATTTGAGATGTTTCCAAAAACCTGAATAAATGGTAAGGTCATGAACAAGATCCTGAGTCACTGCTCTAAATTATAAGGACATCTTGTGAGCTCATCGCTCTACATAATAATAATACCAGCTTGTGCTCAGCTCGTTGGTCACAAGTTATTTTATCTGAAATCAACCTCATAAGATCAAGGGAGTGCTCATCATTGCACAGTCATTTATAAAAAATTCTTATTTGTTCCAGTCAATCTCCACAAATTGGGTGGGAAACATTCTGTGTTGTCTAAGTTTTTTTTTGTCTTGTTTGCCCAGATTTGATGGAGTCTTCGTTAGATCAGCTTTTCGAGTTCAAAGTGGCCGTGGTTTCGATAGCATGGAGTCCTCGTAGTTCCAGATCCGGCACTCCCTATCGCTCATGGTACAAGGAGAGTGGTGAAGAATACTCCTGCTTGGAGGCACTGGCGCCAAGCTTCTTCAGGTCGAGGCGTATCACAGGTGCTCCATTCGATCGACTGCATTCCTCCAGCAGAGTGATTGAGACTGCTTGCAGCAGTGCATATCCATTCATCATTCGTATCATCAGACCATACAATAATATGTGTCATGGTGTTAAATGAAAGGTCAAGCTAATTACAGTACAGTAGCAAAACCGGCGAGCTCTATTCCCATTTTGTTAATATAGTAGAGTACTTCACAGGGCAGTTAGGCAGGAAATAGGGGCTGCTCTATCCAGATGGTTCAATCTACTCTCTGCTCTCGACACACTTAATATGTCAGTCTATGCTTCTCAATTCTTGAAAATTAACAGAACTCTTGTTGCTAGGCCACTGCTACACCATAAGTGCCATATGACATTTTTTTTGTAGCATTCGCAGTACAGCTTCATTTCCGAGGGTAAACAACTGCTAGCCTTTGGATCTTTTCGATGCAATCCTTATCTAGACGAGGCGAGATCCTTCTTTTCACATTTCCCTGGAATTCAAGAAATGTAAGAGATGAAAAATCAGAGGTGTTCCATGATGAGTTTGATAAACGTATGACATAAAACTTTCTTTTTAGATGTGGGCCCGACCGTGAAGGCTTTCACTAGGTTTCTCCATTTGTTCTGAAACATTAAAGAAAACATAAAATTTAACATCTTTTGCAATAAAAATATACAGATAAGTAGAAGATGAACATAAAAAAATTGTGTAAATGCAACAAAAGTAGTGAGCGGAGAGAACAACTAAAGGATGCATGTGCTTTAGGGGTGCAAGAAATCACCAACTGACTATACCGTAAGATGCTTCGCCATCCGAATTGATATTGGAAACCTTTCGTTCTTCAACTTAGCCCACTGTCCAGCCCCATATGCAGATATGCCATCAACTAGTGCTTTCACCTCTTCGGATGTCCAATGGTCATTGTTTCTTCTACGTCCATGTTTTTGGCCATCACTTGCAGAGCGCAAGTCCCGGGAGCATGGTTTTGTGTTTATCGACCATGTTCCTCTCTTGCGTGCACTTCTCACACGACTCCCGTGCTTCCAACCACTTTTTGGCATGTAATCTAAAGCGCATAACATGTCTATTTAACTACTTAAGACAATGATAATGATAAATCGTACATTGCAACAAATGGAAACTTCATAATTCATACGTAGTAGATCGCAGGCCCCCTCCTCCGGCGATGTGGCGGTGGGTGCAAGCCTCCTACTTCTCCGGTGACAAAGCGGTGTGTGCATGGCCCCTGCGCTCTCTCTcatctcctcctcttctcctccccctccttctcctcctcctcctccgatgagGGCCATGGTGGCATGGGCCTCCTCTTTCTCGAGCAGCACCTCCGGTGGAGCAGTTGCAAGTGTTTGTATTGTCATGCCACGATCACTAGTTGGTGAATAAAACTTGCATTCAAGCTGCAGTGATGAAACATATTTTCACTACCATTTGCCATGCATGTTCATTTATTAGCAAGGTTGCACTTTTGCATGTGCGGAAGTCTTGCCTCATGTGTTAAATTTGCCTCCTTTATATAAGTAGGATGGAATGCACCTAGAAGGAAAGCTTCATACGTTAATTGATTTCAAAGTCGAACCATGGATAAATTGCTTGCTTGTGTAATGAAGTTTGGATTGGAAGCAACAATTAAACATCATACATTTCAGcaatctgtccaaatcatgttcaTCTTGGGGTCCTTCTAAGAGTGTTTGGAAGTCCGTGGTGTCATAATCCAAGGATGTTGAGTAAACTTCAACCTCCGCCTGTCATTAGAGCAATGAAAAATATGTTAATTTTGTGGCAGGATTTCGATGAGCCCCTTGCAAATTCTATATCCAAGATTTAATAAGAGCTAAAGAACGTGGATCATATATGAACTATGCTAGTGGATATTGATATATTACATCGAGTAAAATGAAAGTTGAATAAACTAGGGAATATGCTTCAATACATTTTATTTGACTattatgcactagtagaaaaagggtctaatgtgaaactcatttgtcccggtttggtattgaaccggcactaatgtgacaaTTAATGCCGGTTCCAACGAccaggcgggcggcgctcattagtaccggttcgtggcgaacctttagtaccggttcttgccacgaaccagtactaaagaggtggtggcctttagtacggttggtggctccaaccggtactaaaggggggggggggctttagtaccggttggagccaccaaccggtactaaaggtggtggcctttagtacgggttggtggctccaaccggta
Protein-coding regions in this window:
- the LOC123171104 gene encoding uncharacterized protein — translated: MTIQTLATAPPEVLLEKEEAHATMALIGGGGGEGGGGEEEEMRESAGAMHTPLCHRRSRRLAPTATSPEEGACDLLHYMPKSGWKHGSRVRSARKRGTWSINTKPCSRDLRSASDGQKHGRRRNNDHWTSEEVKALVDGISAYGAGQWAKLKNERFPISIRMAKHLTNKWRNLVKAFTGNVKRRISPRLDKDCIEKIQRLAVVYPRK